The Prunus dulcis unplaced genomic scaffold, ALMONDv2, whole genome shotgun sequence region TTATTTAAGATAAGATATTTACACAAGATGCAGTAGTTTGATCACATTTCTAAGGGCTTCAGGCCCAAACACAAATAAAACGACGTAGTAGTAGCACAACTCCCATCTACTGTACCAGGCTAGCAGCAGCAAGCAACAAAGAATATTTCTCTGGCagcacataaaaaataatatcccCATCACACAAACCCGTAGCAGAAAAAGTTCCTATCCAAGAAGAACGTCTCTAATGGAATGCAGCTCAGATGCAGCATCACTGATATTCTTTAGACGGTCCGTTGGAGATTCAGCAGAGCATTCAATTCCAATTCTAAATATTGAATTCAAGCACACCTCAATCTTTTGAACCCTTCTCTCGTTGGTGCCTCCTTCAAAAAGTGTTGAATCTACAATCTCCATAACTCGATTAGGGAAAGCCATTTTAACATAAGTATGAAGGTTTAGGTCCCCATTAAACATGTCATCGGTGGGTCGCTTTCCTGCGAACATCTCTAACAGAAGAATACCAAAGCTGTAGACATCTCCATTTGTTGACACCTCGCTTCCCATACCGTACTCTACCATTGAAACATCATAAGATATTATCAGCACAATTGTTAGTAAAATAGCCAAACTTCGTaagatttaaaaagaaaacaaggacACCACTTACCTGGAGCAGCATAACCAACCGTTCCTTTTATTCCAATGGAACTTGTGTGATTGTTGGAAACATTAATATCAGTTTCTTGGGAGAGAAATCTTGCGAGTCCGAAGTCAGAAACATGTCCAGTCATCTCGTTGTCCAAAAGAACATTGCTTGGCTTGAGATCACAATGAACTATCGGTGTTTCGCAATGATTATGAAGATAATCCAATGCACAAGCAACATCAATGGCAATCTCTAGCCTTTGATCTAGATTTAAACTCTTGGGTCCCTCTCTTACCTCTTCAATTTCAGTAGGAGGATGCAGCCACTTCTCTAAGCTTCCTCTGTCCAGGTACTTGTAAACCAGAGCCTTGAAGTCATTACCATGAAAGTCAACACTTGAACACGCAGTTATAATCTCGACAAGATTTCGATGCTTGATGTTTCTTAAAGCCTCACATTCGGCCATGAAACTCTTCGATGCTCCATGGCGTAACAAGTTGAACACCTTCACAGCAACAAGTTGATGTTTATCATTATCATCAAGAATTCCTTTGTACACAGACCCAAAACTGCCTGCCCCAATCAAATTAGCCGAAGAGAACTCGTCAGTAGCTCTTAGAAGAGTAGCATATGACACTTGCAAAAAATGGTTCGCCAATGTGCTCAACGGaatctctttccttttccttcttgaCGAACAGAGGAAGAAATAGGACATCACCATAACTATTCCAAGAAGAGCAACTCCGCAAAGTACTAACGGGATTATTAATTTCAAGCTACGAGATAATCCTCCTTTTCTGGACTTGCACTTGGGCAGTTGCAGATCAGCAATACCTCCACAGAGCTTGGTGTTGCCAGTAATTGAAATCGCACTTGCATTTTTAAAAGCACCTCCTCCAGTTGGTACCGCTCCccaaaattcattgaatgataggTCTAGTTTCTTCAAGAAGACAAAGCCCCCTaagaattttggaatttcacCCGACAAATTGTTGCGAGAAAGGTCTAATTCTCCTATGGCTTTCAACCCAATCATAGATGAGGGAATAGGCCCCTTGAAGAAGTTGCCTTGCAAGTACAAAACTTCTATACTCTCACATGAACCAAGGCTACTAGGAAGTTCTCCGGATAACATGTTATTAGAAACGTCCAGTACACCTAGACTCTTCAACTTTCCAACCTCCATCGGAAGAGAACCCGTAAGGTTGTTCATCGACAAGTTCAAAAGCACTGATAAGGACGGGAGGCCGATAACTTGTTGAGGTATTGCGCCACTAAGTTTATTATTAGATAAATCCAATAATATCAGCTGTTGGCAATCTCCCAAGCTTGAAGGGATGACGCCCTCAAGATTATTTCCTTGTAAGGTGAGTTCGTATAACTTGGTTAAATTTCCTAAAGAGGAGGGAATGCTTCCTGATAATGCATTCATAGAAATATCTAATTCCACAAGGCTTGACATCTTCTGAATTTCAGTGGGAATGTTACCCGTCAAGCTATTTTCCCCCATTGCCAACGACTCCAAGTTGACCAGATTCCCTAATTCTGTTGGTATACTTCCATGTAGTTGGTTTCTGTAAAACGAGAACTTTTCAAGCTTGGTTGACAGATTGGATATTGATGTGGGCAACGTTCCTCCAAACTGGTTGTCAGTCATAAGCAAGTATTTTAACTCCGTGGAATTGGTCAAGTCCGTGAGGAAAGTCAAGTCACCATCTGTACCGCTTCCGAGATGATTCCATTCAATGAAGAATGTCTCTAGGTCTTGAAGATTTCGGAAATCCGGCACCTGTCCCGTTAGCTTG contains the following coding sequences:
- the LOC117613749 gene encoding probable LRR receptor-like serine/threonine-protein kinase At3g47570 encodes the protein MNIGFNGLVGKIPSEFGSLSKLQRFVLQANNLTGKIPPSLGNLSSLEVLAATQNNLVGSLPTSLGQLKNLTFLSLGSNKLTGTIPPSIYNLSALDIFSVAINQIRGSLPSDLGNTLPNVQDFSIASNHFFGSLPLSLSNATNLRRIQVQHNKLTGQVPDFRNLQDLETFFIEWNHLGSGTDGDLTFLTDLTNSTELKYLLMTDNQFGGTLPTSISNLSTKLEKFSFYRNQLHGSIPTELGNLVNLESLAMGENSLTGNIPTEIQKMSSLVELDISMNALSGSIPSSLGNLTKLYELTLQGNNLEGVIPSSLGDCQQLILLDLSNNKLSGAIPQQVIGLPSLSVLLNLSMNNLTGSLPMEVGKLKSLGVLDVSNNMLSGELPSSLGSCESIEVLYLQGNFFKGPIPSSMIGLKAIGELDLSRNNLSGEIPKFLGGFVFLKKLDLSFNEFWGAVPTGGGAFKNASAISITGNTKLCGGIADLQLPKCKSRKGGLSRSLKLIIPLVLCGVALLGIVMVMSYFFLCSSRRKRKEIPLSTLANHFLQVSYATLLRATDEFSSANLIGAGSFGSVYKGILDDNDKHQLVAVKVFNLLRHGASKSFMAECEALRNIKHRNLVEIITACSSVDFHGNDFKALVYKYLDRGSLEKWLHPPTEIEEVREGPKSLNLDQRLEIAIDVACALDYLHNHCETPIVHCDLKPSNVLLDNEMTGHVSDFGLARFLSQETDINVSNNHTSSIGIKGTVGYAAPEYGMGSEVSTNGDVYSFGILLLEMFAGKRPTDDMFNGDLNLHTYVKMAFPNRVMEIVDSTLFEGGTNERRVQKIEVCLNSIFRIGIECSAESPTDRLKNISDAASELHSIRDVLLG